A DNA window from Burkholderia sp. HI2500 contains the following coding sequences:
- the sixA gene encoding phosphohistidine phosphatase SixA, with the protein MMNLILWRHAEAEDYATSDLARQLTVRGRKDAQAMAKWLRGRLETNAVILVSPAARTVQTVEALTDQYRTVDALAPGGSVDDVLAAAGWPEGIAPTVVIVGHQPTLGSVAAQLIAGGDDSWSVKKGGIVWLASRTRDGSRQAVLRAVLTPDLL; encoded by the coding sequence ATGATGAACCTGATCCTGTGGCGCCATGCCGAAGCCGAAGACTACGCGACGAGCGATCTCGCGCGGCAGTTGACCGTCCGGGGCCGCAAGGACGCGCAGGCGATGGCCAAATGGCTGCGTGGCCGGCTCGAGACGAACGCCGTGATCCTCGTGAGCCCAGCGGCCCGCACCGTGCAGACGGTCGAGGCGCTGACCGACCAGTACCGGACGGTCGACGCGCTCGCGCCGGGCGGCAGCGTCGACGACGTGCTGGCGGCGGCCGGCTGGCCGGAAGGCATCGCGCCGACGGTCGTGATCGTCGGGCACCAGCCGACGCTCGGCAGCGTTGCCGCGCAATTGATCGCCGGCGGCGACGACAGCTGGAGCGTCAAGAAGGGCGGAATCGTGTGGCTGGCGAGCCGCACGCGTGACGGCAGCCGGCAGGCCGTATTGCGCGCGGTATTGACGCCCGATCTGCTGTGA
- the ppk1 gene encoding polyphosphate kinase 1 has translation MSVRYPLLNRELGILGFNERVLAQAADPQVPLLERLRFICITSSNLDEFFEVRMAGLQEQIRDNPGALTPDGMSLQHAYDLVVERAQRLVHRQYTMLHETVLPALEQEGIYFHASDTWNDEQLEWARRYFLDELLPVLTPIGLDPAHPFPRVLNKSLNFVVELEGRDAFGRQAVMGIVQAPRALPRVVRMPHALSGFEHGFVLLSSFMQRFVGELFPQLSVKSCNQFRITRNSELFVDEDEITNLRVALQGELPARHLGNAVRLEVSADTPPHIVRRLLEESELGEKDCYRVAGSVNLVRLMQIPDLVDRPDLKFTPFTASTPSAITNAPTMFDAIDNGDILLHHPYESFQPVLELLQQAAKDPSVVAIKQTIYRTGTDSPLMDALMEAARNGKEVTVVVELLARFDEETNINWASQLEAVGAHVVYGVVGHKCHAKMMLIVRRVVQAGKASLRRYVHLGTGNYHPRTARLYTDFGLMTADQKICEDVHHVFQQLTGIGGELTLHELWQSPFTLHPRIIDSIRAEIDNARAGKRARVVAKMNALLEPTVIAALYEASQAGVKVDLIVRGVCALKPGVPGLSENITVRSIVGRFLEHHRIYYFHANGAEEVYLSSADWMDRNLFRRVEVAFPIRDRKLKRRVIAEGLSVCLGDNQSAWQMHSDGHYRRRRAGKTIRNAQLGLLAKFCS, from the coding sequence ATGTCCGTCCGTTATCCGCTTCTCAATCGTGAACTCGGCATCCTCGGTTTCAACGAGCGCGTGCTGGCCCAGGCCGCTGATCCGCAAGTCCCGTTGCTCGAGCGCCTTCGCTTCATCTGCATCACCAGCAGCAACCTCGACGAATTCTTCGAAGTCCGGATGGCCGGGCTGCAGGAGCAGATCCGCGACAACCCCGGCGCACTGACGCCCGACGGCATGTCGTTACAACATGCTTACGACCTCGTCGTCGAACGCGCGCAGCGGCTCGTCCATCGACAGTACACGATGCTGCACGAAACCGTGCTGCCCGCGCTCGAACAGGAAGGCATCTACTTCCACGCGAGCGACACGTGGAACGACGAGCAGCTCGAATGGGCGCGGCGCTACTTCCTCGACGAGCTGCTGCCCGTGCTCACGCCGATTGGCCTCGATCCCGCCCATCCGTTCCCGCGCGTGCTGAACAAGAGCCTGAATTTCGTCGTCGAGCTCGAAGGCCGCGACGCGTTCGGACGCCAGGCCGTGATGGGCATCGTGCAGGCGCCGCGCGCGCTGCCGCGCGTCGTGCGCATGCCGCACGCGCTGTCGGGCTTCGAGCACGGCTTCGTGCTGCTGAGCTCGTTCATGCAGCGCTTCGTCGGCGAACTCTTCCCGCAGCTGAGCGTGAAGAGCTGCAACCAGTTCCGCATCACGCGCAACAGCGAGCTGTTCGTCGACGAGGACGAAATCACGAACCTGCGCGTGGCGCTGCAGGGCGAACTGCCCGCGCGCCACCTCGGCAATGCAGTGCGCCTCGAGGTGTCGGCCGACACGCCGCCGCACATCGTGCGCCGCCTGCTCGAGGAAAGCGAACTCGGCGAGAAGGACTGCTATCGCGTGGCCGGATCGGTGAACCTCGTGCGGCTGATGCAGATTCCCGATCTCGTCGACCGTCCCGACCTGAAGTTCACGCCGTTCACCGCGTCGACGCCGTCCGCGATCACGAACGCGCCGACGATGTTCGACGCGATCGACAACGGCGACATCCTGCTGCACCACCCGTACGAGAGCTTCCAGCCGGTGCTCGAGCTGCTGCAGCAGGCCGCGAAGGATCCGAGCGTCGTCGCGATCAAGCAGACGATCTACCGCACCGGCACCGATTCGCCGCTGATGGACGCGCTGATGGAAGCTGCGCGCAACGGCAAGGAAGTGACCGTCGTCGTCGAACTGCTCGCGCGCTTCGACGAGGAAACCAACATCAACTGGGCGTCGCAGCTCGAAGCCGTCGGCGCGCATGTCGTGTACGGCGTGGTCGGCCACAAGTGCCACGCGAAGATGATGCTGATCGTGCGGCGCGTCGTGCAGGCCGGCAAGGCGTCGCTGCGCCGCTACGTGCACCTCGGCACCGGCAACTACCATCCGCGCACGGCACGCCTCTACACCGACTTCGGCCTGATGACGGCCGACCAGAAGATCTGCGAAGACGTCCATCACGTGTTCCAGCAGCTGACCGGCATCGGCGGCGAACTCACGCTGCACGAGCTGTGGCAGTCGCCGTTCACGCTGCATCCGCGCATCATCGATTCGATCCGCGCGGAGATCGACAATGCGCGCGCCGGCAAGCGCGCACGCGTCGTCGCGAAGATGAACGCGCTGCTGGAGCCGACGGTGATCGCCGCGCTGTACGAAGCGTCGCAGGCCGGCGTCAAGGTCGACCTGATCGTGCGCGGTGTCTGCGCGCTGAAGCCCGGCGTGCCGGGGCTGTCGGAAAACATCACCGTGCGCTCGATCGTCGGCCGCTTCCTCGAGCACCACCGGATCTACTACTTCCACGCGAACGGCGCCGAGGAGGTCTATCTGTCGAGCGCCGACTGGATGGACCGCAACCTGTTCCGCCGCGTCGAAGTCGCGTTCCCGATCCGCGATCGCAAGCTCAAGCGGCGCGTGATCGCCGAGGGCCTGTCGGTGTGCCTCGGCGACAACCAGTCGGCGTGGCAGATGCACAGCGACGGCCACTACCGCCGCCGCCGCGCCGGCAAGACGATCCGCAACGCGCAACTCGGGTTGCTCGCGAAGTTCTGCTCCTGA
- the ppx gene encoding exopolyphosphatase, producing MVTTPHLLAAVDLGSNSFRLIVGRVEETPAGSQIYPVDALREPVRLAAGLSSDKMLDRASQERGWEALKRFGERLRDFHPDHVRAVATNTLRVAKNAGEFLGEAEAALGFPIEVIAGREEARLIYAGAAHSVPASAGKRLVVDIGGGSTEFIIGSHYTPIVMESLYIGCVSHSRTFFPAGNVDEYTMRQAELAAKREIQIISSEYKKAGWDQAIGSSGTARALAELVEANGFNDPGITHGISRGGLERLKRALIKSENVNRLKLIALKPDRVPVLAGGLAIMLAVFEELGVDYVDTTDGALRLGVLYDLLGRTQHEDMRAVTVEGFTRRYGVDRAQAERIGALAGRFYDELEEADEEAREEGRMFLGWAAALHEIGLSISHSAYHKHSAYIASNADMPGFSRTDQARLAALVLGHAGKLGKLSQAREVEWPLLFCLRLAALLCRRRTDAGLPDISVSQMKKGGYEVRLPSAWVEQNPLTDYSLSQEAAEWEKVGIPYRVVYTGA from the coding sequence ATGGTTACAACCCCCCACTTGCTGGCTGCCGTGGATCTCGGCTCGAACAGCTTCCGGCTGATCGTCGGACGTGTCGAGGAAACGCCGGCGGGCAGCCAGATCTATCCCGTCGACGCGCTGCGCGAGCCCGTCCGGCTGGCCGCGGGCCTGTCGAGCGACAAGATGCTCGATCGCGCGTCGCAGGAGCGTGGCTGGGAAGCGCTCAAGCGGTTCGGCGAGCGCCTGCGCGATTTCCATCCCGATCACGTGCGCGCGGTGGCGACCAACACGCTGCGCGTCGCGAAGAACGCGGGCGAATTTCTCGGCGAAGCCGAAGCGGCACTGGGTTTCCCGATCGAAGTAATCGCGGGCCGCGAAGAAGCCCGGCTGATCTATGCGGGCGCCGCGCACTCGGTGCCGGCGAGCGCGGGCAAGCGGCTCGTCGTCGACATCGGCGGCGGCTCCACCGAATTCATCATCGGCTCGCACTACACGCCGATCGTGATGGAGAGCCTCTATATCGGCTGCGTGAGCCATAGCCGCACCTTCTTCCCGGCCGGCAACGTCGACGAATACACGATGCGACAGGCCGAGCTCGCGGCCAAGCGCGAGATCCAGATCATTTCAAGCGAGTACAAGAAGGCCGGCTGGGACCAGGCGATCGGCTCGTCGGGCACCGCGCGTGCGCTCGCGGAACTCGTCGAGGCAAACGGCTTCAACGATCCGGGCATCACGCACGGCATTTCGCGCGGCGGCCTCGAGCGGCTCAAGCGTGCGCTGATCAAGTCGGAGAACGTCAACCGGCTGAAGCTGATCGCGCTGAAGCCCGATCGCGTGCCGGTGCTCGCGGGCGGCCTCGCGATCATGCTCGCGGTGTTCGAGGAACTCGGTGTCGACTACGTCGATACGACCGACGGCGCGCTGCGCCTCGGCGTGCTGTACGACCTGCTCGGCCGGACGCAGCACGAGGACATGCGTGCGGTGACCGTCGAGGGCTTCACGCGCCGCTACGGTGTCGATCGTGCGCAGGCCGAGCGGATCGGCGCGTTGGCGGGGCGTTTCTACGACGAACTCGAGGAAGCCGACGAAGAGGCACGCGAGGAAGGGCGGATGTTCCTCGGCTGGGCGGCCGCGTTGCACGAGATCGGCTTGTCGATCTCGCACAGCGCGTATCACAAGCACTCGGCTTATATTGCGAGCAACGCGGACATGCCGGGTTTTTCGCGCACCGACCAGGCGCGCCTCGCCGCGCTCGTGCTCGGTCACGCGGGCAAGCTCGGCAAGCTGTCGCAGGCGCGCGAGGTCGAGTGGCCGCTGCTGTTCTGCCTGCGACTCGCGGCGCTGCTGTGCCGGCGCCGGACCGATGCCGGGCTGCCGGACATTTCCGTTTCGCAGATGAAGAAAGGCGGGTATGAAGTGCGCCTGCCGAGCGCGTGGGTCGAGCAGAACCCGCTGACCGACTACAGCCTCAGCCAGGAGGCGGCCGAGTGGGAGAAGGTCGGTATCCCGTATCGCGTGGTGTATACCGGCGCGTAA